From Paenibacillus polymyxa, the proteins below share one genomic window:
- a CDS encoding LCP family protein, which yields MTQRKKRILIVTLLLGVAAVSFIFYYFFSIYKGLEGLSKTPENSPFVKVSTDKVEALKAPEWEGTEPVNILLMGVDTRENNKGSVPRSDSMMVVSLNPTDKRIHVFSILRDTYTDIPGHGKNRINTAVTHGPDTAMKAVSELLGVPVHFYVYTDFQGFIKLVDAVGGLNFYVEKDMHYESKADLHEYDINLKQGQQHFDGKTALQYVRFRHDAMSDYSRTKRQRQFITALAEKVKTTTSIMKFPSILEEISPYIDTNLSVSDMWNLASVGYQSTLNGNEQIPPMKLLKETYVGKAAVLDVKSRTDLKQFVQSIINSDSSNSITDNSSGQEQKTDFE from the coding sequence CTTGGGGTCGCTGCTGTAAGCTTTATCTTTTATTATTTCTTTTCCATTTACAAAGGGTTAGAAGGACTTAGTAAAACCCCAGAAAATTCCCCATTTGTTAAAGTGAGCACTGATAAAGTCGAAGCACTAAAAGCACCGGAATGGGAGGGAACCGAACCTGTAAATATTTTGCTGATGGGCGTGGATACTCGCGAGAACAACAAGGGCAGTGTACCCCGATCCGATAGCATGATGGTCGTTTCGTTGAATCCTACCGATAAGCGTATTCATGTGTTTTCGATTCTTCGAGACACTTATACGGATATTCCTGGGCACGGCAAAAATCGAATTAATACCGCTGTTACGCATGGACCCGATACGGCGATGAAAGCAGTCAGCGAATTGCTAGGAGTGCCAGTTCATTTTTATGTATACACGGATTTCCAGGGGTTTATTAAACTCGTAGATGCTGTAGGCGGACTCAATTTTTATGTCGAGAAGGATATGCACTATGAAAGCAAGGCCGATCTGCATGAGTATGATATTAATTTAAAACAGGGACAGCAGCATTTCGACGGCAAAACGGCGCTTCAATATGTCCGTTTTCGTCATGATGCCATGTCCGATTATTCCAGAACAAAAAGACAACGGCAATTTATTACGGCATTAGCCGAGAAGGTAAAAACAACGACTTCCATTATGAAATTCCCTTCTATTCTTGAGGAAATCAGTCCGTATATCGATACCAATTTGTCAGTCTCTGATATGTGGAATTTGGCTTCAGTAGGGTACCAAAGTACATTAAACGGAAATGAACAAATACCGCCAATGAAGCTATTAAAAGAAACTTATGTGGGCAAGGCGGCTGTTCTGGATGTAAAAAGTCGAACGGATTTGAAGCAATTTGTGCAAAGTATCATAAATTCCGACTCCTCAAATTCGATTACAGACAATTCTTCGGGGCAGGAGCAGAAAACAGATTTTGAATAG